From a region of the Triticum aestivum cultivar Chinese Spring chromosome 7D, IWGSC CS RefSeq v2.1, whole genome shotgun sequence genome:
- the LOC123164742 gene encoding basic blue protein-like, with product MALGRSMSSTGAVALGLVLTLCLATSGFSKTEWIVGGWKGWTFGVHGWEKNKTFYPGDVLVFKYNPKMHNVVIVNKDEEFFCRAGAVGDDTYTSGYDKLELSSQGPMYAISSKPGDCEGGMKLEVHITTHR from the exons ATGGCACTAGGTAGAAGCATGAGCAGCACTGGCGCCGTTGCTCTTGGGTTGGTGCTAACCCTGTGCTTGGCAACCAGTGGTTTTAGCAAGACGGAGTGGATAGTTGGAGGTTGGAAGGGATGGACCTTTGGTGTTCATGGCTGGGAGAAGAACAAGACCTTCTACCCTGGTGACGTGCTTG tgttcaagtatAATCCGAAGATGCATAACGTGGTGATAGTGAATAAAGACGAGGAGTTCTTCTGCAGGGCTGGTGCTGTCGGGGACGATACATATACCTCTGGCTACGACAAGCTCGAGCTCAGTAGCCAAGGCCCCATGTACGCCATCAGCAGCAAACCTGGAGACTGTGAGGGCGGAATGAAGCTCGAAGTTCACATCACAACACATAGATGA